The following proteins come from a genomic window of Gossypium raimondii isolate GPD5lz chromosome 5, ASM2569854v1, whole genome shotgun sequence:
- the LOC105769962 gene encoding J protein JJJ2 — MEENGNRAEAVRLLGIAEKLLQNRDFNGSRDFAILAQETEPLLDGSDQILAVADVILAGEKRINNHQDWYSILQIDGRSEDNDLIKKQYRRLALLLHPDKNKSPFADHAFQLVADAWAVLSNSSKKSLYDKELSLFTRIDLSSGGGDRSNQAGKLPVTRKGQSRTPNPKTPNENQRSRMATFWTACPYCYRLFEYPRAYESCCLRCQNCEKAFHAVDIPTLPPLVPGKEAYYCCWAFFPLGFVSRSPESEGKASTGFPNWMQPTFPAVPPHESERNGGIEQATPPAPMPAPVSAAAPAPTPPSFIPSTTATKVVENMNNVAVVSGRNVSNSGSRKRGRPRKNPL, encoded by the coding sequence ATGGAGGAAAACGGTAACAGAGCCGAAGCCGTTCGTCTTCTAGGAATTGCCGAGAAGCTTCTCCAGAATCGTGATTTCAACGGTTCAAGAGACTTCGCAATCTTAGCCCAAGAGACTGAACCGCTGTTGGACGGGTCGGATCAGATCCTAGCCGTCGCCGACGTTATCCTCGCAGGCGAGAAGAGAATAAACAACCACCAAGATTGGTACTCCATCTTACAAATCGACGGCCGATCAGAAGACAACGATCTCATAAAGAAACAGTATCGTCGCCTAGCTCTCCTCCTTCATCCAGACAAAAACAAGTCCCCGTTCGCCGATCACGCGTTCCAGCTTGTGGCCGATGCGTGGGCTGTTTTATCTAACAGCTCGAAGAAATCTCTTTACGACAAAGAATTGAGCTTGTTTACGAGGATTGATTTAAGCAGCGGCGGCGGGGACCGTTCGAATCAAGCTGGGAAATTACCCGTAACGAGAAAAGGACAAAGCCGGACGCCGAATCCAAAGACCCCAAATGAGAACCAAAGGTCGAGAATGGCGACATTTTGGACAGCTTGTCCGTACTGTTATAGATTGTTTGAGTACCCTAGGGCTTACGAAAGTTGTTGTTTAAGGTGCCAGAATTGTGAGAAAGCTTTTCATGCGGTCGATATTCCGACATTGCCGCCGTTGGTTCCGGGAAAAGAAGCTTATTATTGTTGCTGGGCGTTTTTTCCGTTAGGGTTTGTGTCTAGAAGTCCGGAAAGTGAAGGAAAAGCCTCAACCGGCTTTCCCAATTGGATGCAACCTACGTTTCCAGCAGTGCCGCCGCATGAGAGTGAAAGAAATGGAGGCATTGAGCAAGCTACTCCGCCTGCCCCGATGCCGGCACCAGTGTCAGCGGCAGCACCAGCACCAACGCCGCCTTCATTTATTCCTTCGACCACCGCAACGAAGGTGGTAGAAAATATGAATAACGTGGCAGTGGTTTCAGGTCGGAATGTGTCGAATTCGGGCTCAAGGAAAAGAGGGAGGCCGAGGAAGAATCCTCTGTGA
- the LOC105771385 gene encoding uncharacterized protein LOC105771385, giving the protein MGEAEKRTAKGKSMVATFKQCARYLNPLFKFCRKKVLPDDIRQALLVVAECCMKRDYLAAMDHYNMENNEDVNG; this is encoded by the exons ATGGGTGAGGCTGAAAAGAGAACGGCAAAAGGGAAGTCCATGGTAGCCACGTTTAAGCAGTGCGCTCGTTACTTGAATCCATTGTTCAAGTTCTGTAGGAAGAAG GTGCTTCCTGATGATATCCGTCAAGCATTGTTGGTGGTGGCCGAATGCTGCATGAAGAGGGACTACCTGGCTGCCATGGACCATTATAATATGGAAAATAATGAGGATGTCAATGGATGA